The Montipora capricornis isolate CH-2021 chromosome 3, ASM3666992v2, whole genome shotgun sequence genome window below encodes:
- the LOC138041314 gene encoding spermatogenesis-associated protein 24-like, with the protein MESTSDDAEPSFTIVNKQLQDVVRFQHTVIAKMKAKMSRTDDRVSRDEYDKLARELEEEKLNHVRTKAKLASESEKLQFALGEIDILNKQIQREKTTFENVYGQVKSKALEENQEKKQFQTKCQAMEELCSKQDDVLTTKDAKIKELRTRLVRQKQVHQQQLSDLDIHRQQEQYINYSTQKIQENPKRTRLKRVSFR; encoded by the exons ATGGAGTCTACATCAGATGACGCAGAACCCTCTTTCACCATTGtaaacaaacaacttcaagatgTTGTACGCTTTCAGCACACGGTCATAGCTAAGATGAAAGCTAAG ATGTCAAGAACAGATGACCGTGTATCGCGGGATGAGTACGACAAATTGGCCAGGGAGCTTGAA GAGGAGAAACTAAATCATGTACGAACAAAGGCCAAACTAGCCAGTGAGAGTGAAAAGTTACAGTTTGCTCTTGGagaaattgatattttaaaCAAGCAAATTCAGAGAGAAAAGacaacttttgaaaatgt GTATGGTCAAGTTAAAAGCAAAGCActggaagaaaatcaagaaaagaagCAGTTCCAGACAAAGTGCCAAG CAATGGAGGAGCTGTGTTCAAAACAAGATGACGTATTAACAACAAAAGATGCCAAAATTAAGGAGCTGAGGACACGCCTTGTGCGCCAGAAACAGGTGCATCAGCAACAGCTTTCAGATTTGGATATTCATCGACAGCAGGAACAGTACATCAACTACAGCACACAGAAAATCCAAGAGAACCCGAAAAGAACTCGCCTGAAACGAGTGTCCTTCAGATAA